In one Amaranthus tricolor cultivar Red isolate AtriRed21 chromosome 8, ASM2621246v1, whole genome shotgun sequence genomic region, the following are encoded:
- the LOC130821597 gene encoding AAA-ATPase At3g50940-like, which produces MRHGNKHYDRLFSECYGDGSSRCPCRRPISMNFGHSHASNFNLACTKKASIFRIVVEIKPANKGRSLSLAMFSVSSLFSTYASLITLITLIQQFYHQIIPTQIREYITHKIQQWFTQSLTSSPTKFTLVVEQLDDSDYHCLNQVFYACEAYLSTKLKFCSTRLKVTRQTKKDNVLYKLSQGEKYYEVYEGVQLEWIFVCNGYSSQNEVDHSKPFKTRFSNKLYFELIFDQKHKNKIFDSYLPYILNFYDEIIEKKKELNLYTLDCGGGKHPRGWKSVKFEHPFTFDALAMDPEVKKSIINDLNKFTKRKEYYKKIGRAWKRGYLLYGPPGTGKSSLIAAMANHLKFDIYDLQLSSVDNDSALRRLLLSTTNKSILAIEDIDCSLGSADRQVSSTFANQLKLKDMFGNNHELEMDSQMSLSGLLNFIDGLWSSCGDERIFIFTTNHKEKLDPALLRPGRMDMHIHMSYLTMPAFKILGFNYLKISEDHHLLKEIEQLIESVEVTPAEVAEELIRSDDPEIALSNVVQMLKQHKLGLHQHKIIHFPKWNYGNLQNGLQNFTNGVGIDDISDDDYSTD; this is translated from the exons ATGCGTCATGGCAATAAGCATTATGATCGCCTTTTTTCTGAGTGTTATGGCGATGGGTCTTCTCGCTGCCCGTGTCGTCGCCCAATTTCCATGAATTTTGGCCACAGTCATGCGTCCAATTTTAATTTAGCATGTACCAAAAAGGCGTCCATCTTTAGGATTGTC GTCGAGATTAAACCGGCCAAT AAGGGAAGATCATTATCATTAGCAATGTTTTCAGTATCATCATTATTCTCAACATATGCCTCATTAATCACATTAATCACATTAATCCAACAATTCTACCATCAAATAATACCAACCCAAATACGTGAATACATAACCCACAAAATCCAACAATGGTTCACCCAATCACTCACATCCTCCCCCACAAAATTTACTCTCGTTGTCGAACAATTAGATGATTCTGATTACCATTGTTTAAATCAAGTATTCTACGCTTGTGAAGCGTATCTTTCTACCAAACTTAAATTTTGTTCGACTCGTCTTAAAGTCACCagacaaacaaaaaaagataACGTGTTATACAAGCTATCTCAAGGAGAAAAATACTATGAAGTTTATGAGGGTGTACAACTTGAATGGATCTTCGTCTGTAATGGCTATTCGTCTCAAAATGAAGTCGATCATTCTAAACCTTTCAAAACTCGGTTTTCAAATAAACTTTATTTCGAGCTTATATTTgatcaaaaacacaaaaataaaatatttgattcATATTTACCTTATATTCTCAATTTCTATGATGAAAttatagagaaaaaaaaggaattaaatCTATATACCTTAGATTGTGGGGGTGGTAAACACCCAAGAGGATGGAAATCAGTTAAATTTGAACACCCATTTACATTTGATGCACTAGCAATGGATCCTGAGGTGAAAAAATCTATtattaatgatttaaataaatttacaaaaagaaaagaatattataaaaaaataggaAGAGCATGGAAAAGAGGGTATTTATTGTATGGCCCACCAGGAACAGGGAAATCAAGTTTAATTGCAGCAATGGCTAATCAtcttaaatttgatatttatgaTCTTCAGCTTTCTTCAGTAGATAATGATTCTGCATTAAGAAGATTATTGCTTTCTACTACCAATAAATCGATACTTGCTATTGAAGATATTGATTGTAGCTTAGGATCCGCGGATCGTCAAGTTAGTAGTACTTTTGCTAATCAACTTAAACTTAAGGATATGTTTGGAAATAATCATGAGCTTGAGATGGATTCACAG ATGTCATTATCGGGTTTGCTGAATTTCATAGATGGATTATGGTCAAGTTGTGGGGATGAAAGAATATTCATTTTCACAACAAACCATAAGGAGAAGCTTGATCCTGCATTATTAAGACCAGGTCGAATGGATATGCACATACATATGTCTTACCTGACAATGCCTGCTTTCAAAATCCTTGGATTTAATTACCTAAAAATATCAGAAGATCATCATCTTCTTAAAGAGATTGAACAACTTATAGAATCTGTTGAAGTTACACCAGCTGAAGTTGCTGAAGAACTCATAAGGAGTGATGATCCTGAAATCGCTCTTTCTAATGTTGTTCAGATGCTTAAACAGCATAAACTTGGATTACATCAACACAAAATAATTCATTTTCCAAAGTGGAATTATGGAAATCTTCAAAATGGTCTACAAAATTTCACTAATGGCGTCGGTATCGACGATATATCAGACGATGATTATTCTACTGATTAA
- the LOC130820651 gene encoding bifunctional nuclease 2-like — protein sequence MATLQPSIASRIIADKQPGFCSNLIAKQLSATAMLINSQLTAVLNRSCCSSITNCGGGASVRVRDFPRNRNSNKIRCRFSSPNDGDSVTSNFEGGDGDYVNSTVIEAAEVKNGSEGFVIKMRDGRYLRCAYNHPKGGYAPDYISHPAIVLKLEDGSDILLPIIVLEMPSAMLMAALRNVEMARPTVYQIVKEMIETMGYMVKYVRVTKRVQEAYFAELCVMKMDSQTESLSFDLRPSDAINIAVRCKAPIQVNKSLALKDGLKIVEPSNPPFRPPHSDGSLLAEMDRPDGQPCPESEEFVLLRNMLIAAIEERYHDAAQWKDLLKQFRSKQQKWT from the exons ATGGCCACACTACAACCATCAATTGCGTCTAGAATCATCGCTGACAAGCAACCTGGATTTTGCTCCAATTTGATCGCCAAACAACTATCTGCTACTGCGATGTTGATCAATTCTCAACTTACAGCGGTTTTGAATCGAAGTTGTTGCAGTAGTATCACCAACTGTGGTGGTGGTGCTTCTGTGAGGGTTCGCGATTTCCCTCGTAATCGAAATTCTAACAAAATTCGGTGTCGTTTTAGTTCTCCCAATGATGGTGACAGTGTTACTAGCAATTTTGAAGGCGGGGATGGTGATTATGTTAACTCTACTGTCATTGAAGCTG CTGAGGTGAAAAATGGATCAGAGGGCTTTGTGATTAAGATGAGGGATGGAAGATACCTAAGATGTGCATATAATCATCCCAAAGGGGGGTATGCACCTGATTATATTTCGCACCctgctattgtgttgaagctgGAAGATGGAAGTGATATACTACTACCAATTATTGTTT TGGAGATGCCAAGTGCAATGTTGATGGCTGCTTTACGCAATGTGGAGATG GCTAGGCCAACTGTGTATCAAATAGTGAAGGAAATGATTGAAACAATGGGATACATG GTTAAATATGTTCGAGTAACCAAGAGGGTGCAAGAAGCTTATTTTGCAGAACTTTGTGTCATGAAA ATGGATTCTCAAACTGAGTCGCTTAGTTTTGATCTTCGGCCCTCAGATGCCATCAACATTGCTGTGAGATGCAAG GCACCAATACAAGTCAACAAGTCTTTAGCACTCAAAGATGGACTCAAAATTGTTGAGCCATCAAATCCTCCATTTAGACCTCCACACTCTGATGGCTCCTTGCTGGCAGAAATGGATAG ACCAGATGGGCAGCCCTGTCCTGAGAGTGAAGAATTTGTTCTTCTACGTAACATGCTGATTGCTGCAATTGAGGAACGTTATCATGATGCAG CACAATGGAAGGATTTACTCAAACAGTTCAGGTCCAAACAACAAAAGTGGACATGA